In Chlamydiota bacterium, a single window of DNA contains:
- the prfB_1 gene encoding Peptide chain release factor 2, whose protein sequence is MLQEAIELNEEELVESLYVDLDQLEKKLSDLELKRMLSLEFDQNACFLSINSGAGGT, encoded by the coding sequence ATGCTTCAAGAAGCCATAGAACTTAATGAAGAAGAACTTGTCGAGTCCCTTTATGTAGATCTAGATCAACTTGAAAAAAAACTTTCTGATCTTGAACTCAAACGCATGCTTTCTTTAGAATTTGATCAAAATGCCTGTTTTTTATCGATTAACTCAGGAGCTGGTGGCAC